The Deltaproteobacteria bacterium genome segment AGAAAGTAAGGGGTGGCCGGTCCTGGGCCGGAGCCGGGGGCTTAAGTAAGCCCAAAGTTGGAAAAAAAGGGTTGGAAAGAGCGACCCGAACCCCCCCCCCCCCCCCGAGAAGTCATTCCCGCGAAAGCGGGAATCCAGGGGCGGTGGTGGGGCACTACATCTGCGTTTCCCCGCCTCGCCACCCCTGGATTCCCGCTTCCGCGGGAATGACTTCTCGGGGGGTTTGGTGCAGTTCTTGCCCGGTCGACGTTTTGACACAGCCTGTTTCGCGGGAATGACGATTCGTAGGATTTCCCAGGCACCCTACTCCGCCTGACCGACTACCACCAGCAGGAGAGACGAAATGACCGCCATGTACGATCCGGCCCACCCCGGCGAAATTATCCGCGAGGCTATGGAGGCCGAGCAGTGGACCGTTACCGAAGCCGCTATTCGGCTAGGCGTCACAAGAACAATGCTTTCCCGTGTTCTCAACGGCAAGGCCAGCGTTTCACCGCAGCTCGCGCTGGCACTGGAGCGGCTCGGCTGGAGTGACGCCGGACACTGGGTACGGATGCAAGGGGCCTATGATCTTGCCCAGGCCCGCAAGGCGGAATCGGCTGCGTGAGCTCGCCGCTCAATTCACTTCAGCGCGCAAGGCCAGCGGGAAGGAGGTCGGGGATTATGAGCACTACGCGCGTCAGGATTGATCCGGACAATTCCGCGACCCTCCCGAAGGGGCGGATCCACTTCGCTGTGGTGGATGGCACCACCGAGACGGAAATCGCCTTGCAGCAGCAGGAGGACGACGCCGAGGCCATGCAGGACATGGCACGCTATGCTCGTCGGATCCGGCGGCGACTGGGCCTCAGCCAGCTAGAGTTGGCGCGACGAATCGACGTGCCGCATGAAACGATCCGCAACTGGGAACAGGGGAAGCGTTGCCCCACCGGTGCCGCGCGCGCCCTGTTGCGGGTACTCGACAAAGCCCCCGAGACCGCGCTCCGCGTTCTGACCTGAGCGGTGGACCGTTGCGTGGAGCGCGCCTCAACACCCTAACCACCCAACGCGGCGTTTGGCGTGAGTATGGCCAGAACCGAAAGTGAGTTAGCCTTACCGACCACGTCGTACACCACGGCGACCGGTAGAAAGGCCAGCACCCTGTTTCTAAGGTCTGGGCCCTATTTGGTCCCGTTAGCAGGCCCC includes the following:
- a CDS encoding HigA family addiction module antitoxin; translation: MTAMYDPAHPGEIIREAMEAEQWTVTEAAIRLGVTRTMLSRVLNGKASVSPQLALALERLGWSDAGHWVRMQGAYDLAQARKAESAA
- a CDS encoding helix-turn-helix domain-containing protein translates to MSTTRVRIDPDNSATLPKGRIHFAVVDGTTETEIALQQQEDDAEAMQDMARYARRIRRRLGLSQLELARRIDVPHETIRNWEQGKRCPTGAARALLRVLDKAPETALRVLT